The window CGAACCGTGTGCCGCTTCTATGCCATTTCGTTCCGCGAACTCATTTCGCATCGCAAAACTGCGGATGTCGTTAGGCCGCGCCAGATTGCGATGATGTTGGCGAAGGAGCTTACCATCCATTCGTTCCCTGAAATTGGGCGCCGCTTCGATCGCGATCATACGACTGTGCTTCACGCTGTGCGTAAGATCGAAAGCCTATGTGAAGAAAACGATGCCGTCGCCGCCGACGTCGCCGCGATCCGTGGAAAAATCAAGAGCATTTCCGATGTCCACAACGAGCGATAAAGTCACGCTACTCGATCACGGATTCGTCCGTTTGGTCGATCATATGGGCTCTGACATCTCCATCGTGCGCGCGGCTCGCGTCTCCTATGACGCCGCGTGGCGCGCTGGCGAGAACGATGGCTCGGACAAGCGCCTCATCGATTATCTCTGGAAGAACCGCCATACGACGCCCTTCGAGGCG is drawn from bacterium and contains these coding sequences:
- a CDS encoding helix-turn-helix domain-containing protein → MSALSKYVVRKGPVYYAVLREVERRNAERLAALASAEIEQRRLDEERRAAEIEAEERKAEEDRAERRRALDASWGRSHGNPTIAQVQRTVCRFYAISFRELISHRKTADVVRPRQIAMMLAKELTIHSFPEIGRRFDRDHTTVLHAVRKIESLCEENDAVAADVAAIRGKIKSISDVHNER